The genomic region CCCCTGGCTCCGGGCGCAGAAGCCGGGATCGTGCTGCCAAGGACGATAGAGGCTTCTAATGTTTTCTACATCACGGAAACTGTGGATGCCATGGAAACACAAAGAGCGATGAGCGGCTCTCTTACGGTGATAAAAATGATCAGCGATTCTATATCGCAGTTCATCAATAAGGTATCCTGATGCCGGGCAATAAGAACAGTAAAAAAGTTCTGCTGCCGGCCGCTATAGGCGACTGGACAAAATACAGGCCTTCTTTTGCAGAAGCAAAGCCTTCCAGGGCTCCGCTTAGAGGCAGGGTAAGGCTTTCGGAAAAAGAACTGGAACTTGTGTGCAAAAATTATATCCTGGCGGTTGAAAGCTTAATAGAAAAGCTTAAGAACGGGCTGGAAAGTCCCTCTGTGCTGGACCAAGTCTGCATAGAACAACTGGATTATTCGGACATTCTTAAAGAGGCCGATATGCCTCTTGTCCAATTCCGGCTCTTTGAAAAAGATGATCTGACAGGGTATCTTTGCCTGAGCCTGGAGCTTTGCCTCTGCCTGATAAACAGGGCTCTTGGAGCGTCGATCCCCACTCCCAGGGACCCAAGGAGCCTTTCCAGGACCGAAGAAAAGGTCCTTGAGCTCTGCGTTAAAGAAGCCCTGTCCGGGTCGCTCAAAGAACTTACCCCGAGGCTTGCCGGCTCCTCAGGAATATCCTTTGACCAGCCTTTCGGGGAGAACGGCCCTTTTGTACTGATATCCGCGCAGATTGGTTTTGGCGACATAAAGGCAGGAAAGATCTTCCTGGCCATGCCGTCATCCTATTTGAGGAGTACTCTGGAAAGCGGCAGAAAAGCCTTTAATGCCAGAGAGCTGTTAAAACTCCCGGCCGCCGTTAAGGACGGGGTCTTTTCACAGATCAGGGCCGTACTGGGAGCAACCTATATATCCGCTAAGGACCTCTGCCTTCTGGAAGAAGGAGATGTGATTTTGTTCGATTCCAAATTGAACGACCTTGTCCCGGTGTATATCAACGATTGCTTGAAACTCTTCGGCCAACCTGGTATAAAGAATGAAAGGCTCGGCGTAAGGATCTACTCTTCGGAGGGCTTAAGGCGCCACGAAAGGATACCCGAACCTCAGCCGTCTATCGAGGAGCCGCTTGAAGAAGTTCCTGCCTATCAAAGTCCGGAAGAAACAGGCCATATGTCCCAGATGGAAGGACAAATGGCCCACTATTGACCCCGAAAAGGAGGGATAGCCTTGGACAACGAAGAATTTGGAGTTGAAAAAGTAAGGTTTTCGGAGTTGGGCCCTGATTCCTCCGCAGGAAAGATCGACCAGAAAGTCCTGGCAGATATCCCTGTAGAAGCAACGGTAGAGCTCGGAAGGACCAGGCTTTCGCTGCGTGAAATGCTTGAGCTGTCCGAAGGCTCGATAATGTCTCTGGACAAGTTCTTCGGCGATACGCTCGAGATCAAGGTTGGAGGCCAGACAGTGGCACAGGGCGAAGTTGTAGCCGTTGACGACAATTACGGGGTCAGGATCACAAAAGTGAACATCCAATGAAAGCTTTGCCCTTGTTGCTGTCATGCGCATTGCTTATCTCAAGGGCAGAATCCGCCGTTGAGCAGGGGTTCTTTGCCACCTCGGAAACAGTGACCGTTTCGGCCTCTTCCGGTCCCGTCACTTTCGGTTATATGATCCAGCTGGTCTTTTCTCTTGCCATAGTGTTCGGGCTGATCTTTGTTGCGGCAAAATACCTGATACCAAAGTTCTCGCCGTCCTCCAAGGGCCGCTTTATAGAGGTTGAGGACAAGGTGGTACTGGAGCCTCAGGTTACCTCTTATGTCATAAAAGTCGCAGACGCCTCATGGCTGATAGTTGTTTCTAACAAACACATAGCAAAGATCGACAAAATAGAAGGAAAGCTCTGAGGCCAAGATGACAAGAAGGATAACTTTGGCAGCGGCGCTTTTATTGTTGTCGAGCGCTGCCCATGCGGCAAAGCCGATAGGCGTTCTGGACATGAGGACCGTTTTTGCGCCCGAGCAGTTCAGCAACAGCGTTCAACTGCTGATCACTCTGTCCCTGATAACCCTTGTCCCGTTCTTTTTGATCTCCGTTACCTCCTTTCTCAGAATAATAATAGTGCTCGGGCTTGCAAGGACGGCCATCGGCACCCAGCAGGTCCCTCCCAATTCGGTGATAATAGGGCTTTCCCTTTTTATGACCGCCTTCATAATGACCCCTGTATGGAACGAAATAAACACAAAAGCCGTTATCCCCTACAACCAGGGCAGGATCAGCCAGGTCAAGGCCTTTGAGACCGGCATGCAGCCGCTGCGCAAGTTCATGTTCAAACAGACCAGGGAGGCGGACCTTTCGCTCTTTATCCAATTTTCCCGCATCGCCAGGCCCAAGACCTTTGACGATGTCCCCACCTATGTCCTGATCCCTGCTTTCATGATAAGCGAGCTAAAGACCGCTTTTCAGATAGGTTTTCTTCTCTTTATTCCGTTCATCATGATAGACCTTGTTGTTGCCAATGTACTTTTGTCTCTGGGCATGTTCATGCTGTCTCCTGTCATGGTATCTCTGCCTTTTAAGATCCTTTTGTTCGTTCTTGCCGACGGCTGGAACCTGATAACAAGAGGGCTCATGATGAGCTTTTTATAAAATGACCCAGGATTTTGTAACACAGATAATGTACAACGGCGTCACGGTGATACTGCTGGTATCTTTGCCGGCAGTGGGGCTGGGGCTGCTTGTCGGTTTTGTCATCAGCCTTTTTCAGGCGGTAACTCAGATCCAGGAGCAGACCCTCACCTTTGTTCCAAAAATGATCGCGGTCCTTGCGGTCATAGCGCTGGCCTCCCCGTGGCTGATGTCAATGCTGCTTGATTTTACGATAAGCCTCTGGGCCAACATCCCGGGAATGGCAAGGTAAATGGTAGTCACTCTGCCCCAGCTCTACATCTTTTTGCTGATCCTGGCAAGGGTGGCAGGGATCTTTTTTGAAGCCCCCGTTTTCGGGGCCAGGACCTTCCCCTCTCTGGCTAAGACAGCCCTTGCACTTTGGATCTCCCTGGTCCTGTGGTCCACGGTCCCCGGACCCGCTCCGGTCTTTGACAGCGCCTTGGTCTTTGCCCTTTTCGTGGTCAAGGAATTCATCATTGGTTTTACCATAGGCTTTATCGCCCAGATAATCTTTTCTGCGGTCCAAGCGGCCGGGGACCTCATCGACCTGCAGATGGGGATGAGTATCGCAACGATAATGGACCCGACCACCGGAGGTATTGCCACCATCGTCGGCAGGCTGACCTTTTTTATCGCACTTGTAGTGTTCCTGATTGTGAACGGGCATCATCTGATACTTGCGGGGCTCCACACCAGCTTTAAGGCTCTTCCAATGGCGGCCCCCATCAATATTTCCAGCGCTTTCATATCACAGATCCTCGAACTAGGCACCACTTTCTGGTTCATCGCGATCCAGCTTGCCATACCGGCCATACTTCTGATCTTTCTTTCGGACTTCGCCTTCGGGATCGTGAGCCGCGTGGCTCCCCAGGTCAATGTGTTCATGCTGGGATTCCAGGTAAAGCCTTCTTTAGGCCTCATTGCTATCCTCCTGAGCCTGCCTCTTTTGATAGGCCACATCGGCCAGTTGGTGGAGCAGATGGGAGGAGAGATCTTCAAGCTGTTCGTTTATTTGCGCTGATAAGGAAAGGGTGCCATGGGAGAACAGGGCGGAGATAAAACAGAAGAACCTACACCGCACCGCCTGCGGGAGGCAAGACAGAAGGGGCAGATAGCCAAAAGCAAAGAGGTTACCACAGCCCTGCTTTTGCTGTCCTCTTATGTGGTGCTGCGCTTTATGGGAGAATTCATCTGGGGCCAGCTTACTTCCGCTACTCAAAGTATTTTTGAACAGATCCCCTACACCGGCGATTTTGGCATGGCCTTTGCCGGCTCGATACTTCTTATCGGTTTAAGAGGTCTGCTCTTTGCCGTTGCTCCCCTCTTTGGGGTAGCTTTCGTCGTCGCTTTCCTGGCAGAGGCTCTCCAGACAGGATTTGCGTCTTCGGCAGACCCCTTGTCCCCCAAGCTCGAGAGGATAAATCCGCTCGAAGGCTTTAAAAGAATGTTCTCTTTGCAGGGCTTTGTAGAACTGATAAAATCCCTCCTCAAGGTCATAATTGTATTCTGGATAACCTGGTCGACCGCAAAAGAGGACCTGCCAAATGTAGTTTCGCTCATTGATTCCCATCCCTGGCAGGCAATAGTGCTTGGGGGCTCGATCGCCTACAACATCGCCATAAGGGTCGCTGTCTTCTATATTTTTATCGCGGGACTTGATTATCTTTACAAGAGATGGGAATATATGAAGAACCTGCGCATGACTAAGCAGGAAGTAAAAGAGGAGTACAAAAGGCTGGAGGGAGACCCCATGATCAAGCAGAGGATCAGGGAACTCCAACGCCAGGTGGCCTATCAAAGGATGATGTCGGCGGTCCCGGGGGCGGATGTGGTCGTAACAAACCCAACTCACCTGGCAGTGGCGCTGCTCTATGACGCCTCCAGAATGAAATCCCCCACCGTGGTGGCAAAAGGACAGATGCTGGTTGCCGAAGAGATAAAAAAGATCGCGGAAGAGCATTATGTCCCGGTGATCGAGAACGAGGTCCTGGCAAGGGCCATTTACAGGACCACCAAGGTGGGGAGCGAAGTGTCCGGCGAGTTGTATCAGGCGGTTGCAGAGGTGCTTGCTTTTGTGTATAAGATAAAGAAGGACAGGAAACAGAAGAAGAGCCAATGGTTAGGTCCTCTAAAGGGGATAAGGGGCGAAGCGGTCAGGAAAGTGAACGGATAAATGGCGGCATTAGTTGATCTAAAGAACTTAAAGAGCCTGTTCTCCACCAACGACTTTGTGGTGGCCGGCTCTCTTGTTGTCATCATAGCCCTGATGCTGGTCCCGCTTCCCCCTTTTGCTCTTGACATACTGGTAACGCTTAACATAGCCGCCGCTCTCATAATACTGCTGGTGGCGATGTATTTGAAAGAGCCTCTGGAATTTGCAGCGTTCCCGTCCATATTGCTTGTTATTACTCTTTATCGGCTCTCCATTAACATAGCGGCTTCCAGATTGATACTCTTGAACGGTTATGCCGGGGAAGTCATAGCCTCGTTCGGTAATTTCGTCGTTTCCGGCAACTATGTCGTGGGCGGCATTATCTTTGCCATCATAACCCTTGTGCAGTTCATCGTTATCACAAAGGGTTCCGAAAGGGTGGCCGAGGTGGCCGCAAGGTTTACCCTGGACGCCATGCCCGGCAAACAGATGTCAATTGACGCGGACCTTAACGCCGGGCTGATAGATGCCGCCGGCGCCAAGGAAAGAAGGAGAAAGATAGACCAGGAGTCGGGCTTTTTCGGCGCGATGGACGGCGCCAACAAATTCGTGCGCGGAGATTCCATCGCCGGCATAGTAATTATCCTGATAAACATCATAGGTGGCATTCTGGTGGGCTGGCTGCAGCGGGGAATGGGAATAATGGAGGCCGTCTCCACTTTTGCCCTTCTTACGATAGGCTGCGGCCTGGTCACACAGATCCCTTCGCTTTTGATCTCCATAGCGACAGGGCTCGTGATAACAAAATCCGCCACTTCTATGAGCATCGGCACCGACATCGCCATGCAATTGTTCGCTCAACCAAGGGCTTTTGCTTTTGTCGCCCTTATCCTTGCCGTGTTCTCTCTTATACCGGGACTTCCGACAGCGCCCTTTTTGATCCTGGCCTTTGCCTCGGGCATAACCGCTATCCTTCTTGTGCAGGCCCAGGCAAAAAAAGAGGAGATGGGGACAGTTTCCGAAGAAAGCACTCAAAAGGATATGCTCAAGAAACCCGAGAGCATAGTAGCAACACTGGGGCTTGACCCGCTCAGCCTTAAGACCGGAAGAAGCCTGATACCCCTGATAGATCCCGCCCAAAAAGGGCCTCTGCTCGAGCGCATTACCATGATCAGATACCACATCGGACAGGACCTGGGTTTTGTTATACCCGGGGTCAGGGTAATGGACGACCTGAGCCTGCCGCCAAACCAGTACACGATAGAAATAAGGGGGACCAAAGTTGCAACAGGAGAGGTCTTGATGGAGCATCTTAAGGTAGACCTTCCTCTTTATGAGCTCAAAGCAAAAAACATAGAAGGCGTCGAAGGAAAAGACCCCGTATCAGGAGAGGCTGTATCCTGGGTCCCTTACAGCGAAAAACAAAAACTTGAAGAAACACAGTTAACAGGGACTGAGCCCGTAGAGGTCATGGCAATGCATTTTTCGGAGACCATAAAGAGGTACGCGGACGAAATAATTACGAGGCAGAATGTCCAGTCGCTGATAGAACTGGTAAAAAACACCAACGCCGCTATTGTAAGAGAGCTGATCCCGGACATGCTTTCCCTTGGGCAGGTGCACAAGGTCCTTCAGCTCCTTGTTAGAGAAAGAGTTTCCATAAGGGACCTTTCCACAATACTGGAGCGCCTTGCCGATTACGCCCACCTGAGCCGCGATATCAATGTGCTGACCGAATATGTAAGACAATCGCTTGCAAGGCAGATCTGCGAAAGCTATACGGACGCTTCCGGCTCGGTTACGGTGGTCACCATAGACCCAAATCTAGAAGAGACTATGATAGGAGCGGTACACCAGAGCGAATACGGTTCCTTCCTTGCTCTTGACCCCAGCATAGGAGAAAGGATCCTTGGTCAGATAGCTTCGCAGGCAGCCGCCTTTAAGCGGTTAAAAGCCCCTCCCGTGATCCTGTGCTCTCCCAGACTGCGGCCTCATCTAAAAAGGTTCATCGAAAGAAGCTTCCCTGACATGGCGGTGCTCTCATACAATGAAATAGTGCCGCAGGTAAAAGTGTCTTCGATAGGTATGATATCCCTTGACTAGAGAAAGCCTTATATAAATGGAACAGCCAAGACAGGGCCTTCCGATAAACCGCTCCGTAAAGGCCCCTTTTATCATAAAAAGCGCCTTTGAGACGGAAAAGATGGAAGCCGTTCCCGCTCCGGTCCAGGTTGTCCTGCCAAAAATGTCTATGAATTCGGAGAGGTTCTACGAAAAACTCTCTTCGGTCATCATGCCCAATCTGCCGGCCAAGGAGCTTATTTCTATGATGGTGTCTTCGGCACTCGAGGTCGAGTTCGGGACATCCTTTACTCTAAACCCCAATTTTGCTAAAATGGTCGGTAAGATAGCTGACTCGATAATGACCAATCCCGACATCAGAAGACAGGCCTTATCGGCAGCCAGCATCTTTATAGAAAAGAAGATGCAGATGGGAAAAAAGCATTAATGGCGGATTCAAGAAAGATCTCTTCGTCGCTTCCCTCCTCAAGGGGCGCGGCAAGATCGGCGGAAGCGGCTCCCGCCTATATTCATCCGGTCATCAGAAGATTCTGGAGGTTTACCAGGGAGATGGCAAAAAAGTTCAGCGGCAATCTGCTGAAGGACCGGTCCGAAGAGCTGATCAAGAGCGTAAATGACCACTTTGGCCGCGGGATATAAGGATGTCGGATAAAGACACACAGGATAAGATAGTTTCCATACTGAGAAACCACTTCCTCAAGTACTCTGATGAAGTGATAGAAAAGTACAAGAACCAGATAGATTCCACTGTAAAATGGTATATTCATAACCTTCCCTACAATGTGGCAAAGAACGAGACCGATGACCTTACTTCCGAGGCCCGCCTGGCCTTTGTGGACGCTTTAAAGAACTGGGACCCGCGCAAAGGCGACCTCTGGCCTTATGTAAGCATCCGCCTCAAAGGTGCCATGCAGGATTATCTTAGAAAAAGAGGCGGGGACCCGGTGACCGGGATATACGAATGGGTAACATCGGCCGCAAATGTCTATCTTGCTTTCAACAAAGAGGTGCTGCACAACGAGACCACCGAAGAAGCCACCCAGATAGACAGCGCCATGAAGGACCTATCCGAGAACGACAGGGCGGTTATAACGGGCTATTACAAAGATGACAAGACCTTTAAGGAGATCGGCAAAGAGATAAACCTTTCCGAGTCGCAGGTAAGCCGCATCTGCAAATCGGCCACGCTCAAGCTGAAAAAAGCACTGGGAAAATAAAGGCCCAAATCATCTTGCCAGGTTCATGGCTTCTATTATGCCTGCCGCTATCCCTGCCGCATCGAATGTCTTTAGGCCTTCCCTGCCAAGTCTTACCGAAGCGGAAAGGACTTCCAGCCTTCCTTTTTCCGGGTCCGCTGCCCTGTGGGGATAAGGAAGGATCTGTTCCGAAATAGGAAGTACAGGCCTTTCCAAGGTAATTGTTGTGATCGCCTCCCGGTAGGAAATGTCGCCCCCTCCAAGAACAACCAGCGCCAGAAGCGGTCTAAAAGTCTCGTAGGGAGTTCCCCAGTCGCTTCCGGAAATGACAAACCTTTCAAGGTCTGTAAAACCGGTCCCATGGTCCGGCATTATGGTTAATCTGGAAATTTCCATCAGTTGAGGTATGCCCGGCCTTTCAAAAGTTATTCCTTTTTTTGGCATGGGGCCTTCTGCCAAAAGAGACAGGCCGTTAAATACCCTGGCCATTTCAGCCATTTTATAGTCGTATTTTGCCTGGTCCCATTCTATGCCTTCCGAAATATCCGTTCTAAATCCTGAAGCATAAGTCGCTACCGCCCTTGGCAGCGGCCAGCCTACTGCTCCGGAAACCTGCAGCGGCCTCATTTCTGATGCCAGAAGGCTGTCTAGGCCAAGATCAGACACTCCCGTTGATATCTCTATCCTGTCCCTAAAAGGAAGCAGCGCCTCTCTTATCTCGCTCAGGATCCCTGTTGCCTGAGCACGGTATTCCGGAGTCGCGAACTTGGAAGGGCCTACGAACCGCACAAGCCCCCTGCCCTCTATCCTGGACATATACATGTCCCTTACTATTTCCGTCGGGCCAAGCACCGCTTTGTGGACGCCCCTGCACATTCCCGAACTATACGCCAGCTTTCCGAAGAACATTTCCTTTACCTCCCATGTTTTTATAGATCGAATATTTCTTTTATTTTTGCGTACATCCGTCCGCTGAAAAAATCGAACGGGAATATGCGGCCTCTGTGCTCAAGCACTTCTTGCAGGCTGTCTTCTCCTGTCCCGTTCTCCCTCCCCCTGCCCAGGGCCGCGCAAAGGTTTTCGGCAAACCGTCCGCTGTCTGCAAAAGCGATGACCGGCATACCGAGCTTTAGAGCTTCCAAAACCTCTATCGCGGAATGCTTCCCCCCGCCTATCACAAAAGCCGCAGAAGCAACGGAAGCCTCCCCTTCCATCATTTCCGCTATTGTCCGGAACATGAACCCGGTGTTTTCCTCCCACATCAACTGCTTTTCCGTACTGCCCGTTTCAAGAAGCATCAGATGGCTTATTGCAGAGCTTGGGAATTTAATATCGCGATCATCTCCCTCGAACCTGCAGCCGAATGAAACCATTCTTTCCGGAGCAAAGCCGAGCACAGGCGTGTTTGGGGTAACTCCGCCGGAATTTCTTGCTATTGAAAATTGCCTGATAAGATCCGTATCCACTCCGCCAAAAGCCAGGGTCATCCTTGCTTCATTTGCTATGCCGCTAAGGTATCTGGCAAAACCAAGAGTCTTTTCCCTTAAAGGGGCTCCCAATGTACCCGCCGACCCGATAACCAGCCCCAGGGGCGCTTTTCTGGCCAGATCCAGGCCTTTTAGAGCTTCTGCCGGCGCTGTTCTTTGATTTGCCCTGTATATCGTAAGAGCCATAAAAAAACCTCAATATGTTGTCGTCTCGTTTCATCATAAATTTCACCATAATTAATGATAAAATATACTATAGATTTGCGGCAAAGTTCAGCAGGCAGAGAATATCTGCTTCCCAAATAATAGAAGCAGAAACAGACGAGCGGGCGTAGTTCAGTGGTAGAATATTTGCTTCCCAAGCAAAGGGTCGTGGGTTCGAATCCCATCGCCCGCTCGTCTGTACAGCGGGAATGTCAAGGGCGAGCAAATCGTGCTTTTCATTGTTTTTATAATGCG from Candidatus Margulisiibacteriota bacterium harbors:
- the fliR gene encoding flagellar biosynthetic protein FliR, with the protein product MVVTLPQLYIFLLILARVAGIFFEAPVFGARTFPSLAKTALALWISLVLWSTVPGPAPVFDSALVFALFVVKEFIIGFTIGFIAQIIFSAVQAAGDLIDLQMGMSIATIMDPTTGGIATIVGRLTFFIALVVFLIVNGHHLILAGLHTSFKALPMAAPINISSAFISQILELGTTFWFIAIQLAIPAILLIFLSDFAFGIVSRVAPQVNVFMLGFQVKPSLGLIAILLSLPLLIGHIGQLVEQMGGEIFKLFVYLR
- the flhB gene encoding flagellar biosynthesis protein FlhB produces the protein MGEQGGDKTEEPTPHRLREARQKGQIAKSKEVTTALLLLSSYVVLRFMGEFIWGQLTSATQSIFEQIPYTGDFGMAFAGSILLIGLRGLLFAVAPLFGVAFVVAFLAEALQTGFASSADPLSPKLERINPLEGFKRMFSLQGFVELIKSLLKVIIVFWITWSTAKEDLPNVVSLIDSHPWQAIVLGGSIAYNIAIRVAVFYIFIAGLDYLYKRWEYMKNLRMTKQEVKEEYKRLEGDPMIKQRIRELQRQVAYQRMMSAVPGADVVVTNPTHLAVALLYDASRMKSPTVVAKGQMLVAEEIKKIAEEHYVPVIENEVLARAIYRTTKVGSEVSGELYQAVAEVLAFVYKIKKDRKQKKSQWLGPLKGIRGEAVRKVNG
- a CDS encoding sigma-70 family RNA polymerase sigma factor, with product MSDKDTQDKIVSILRNHFLKYSDEVIEKYKNQIDSTVKWYIHNLPYNVAKNETDDLTSEARLAFVDALKNWDPRKGDLWPYVSIRLKGAMQDYLRKRGGDPVTGIYEWVTSAANVYLAFNKEVLHNETTEEATQIDSAMKDLSENDRAVITGYYKDDKTFKEIGKEINLSESQVSRICKSATLKLKKALGK
- the fliN gene encoding flagellar motor switch protein FliN yields the protein MDNEEFGVEKVRFSELGPDSSAGKIDQKVLADIPVEATVELGRTRLSLREMLELSEGSIMSLDKFFGDTLEIKVGGQTVAQGEVVAVDDNYGVRITKVNIQ
- a CDS encoding FliM/FliN family flagellar motor switch protein, yielding MPGNKNSKKVLLPAAIGDWTKYRPSFAEAKPSRAPLRGRVRLSEKELELVCKNYILAVESLIEKLKNGLESPSVLDQVCIEQLDYSDILKEADMPLVQFRLFEKDDLTGYLCLSLELCLCLINRALGASIPTPRDPRSLSRTEEKVLELCVKEALSGSLKELTPRLAGSSGISFDQPFGENGPFVLISAQIGFGDIKAGKIFLAMPSSYLRSTLESGRKAFNARELLKLPAAVKDGVFSQIRAVLGATYISAKDLCLLEEGDVILFDSKLNDLVPVYINDCLKLFGQPGIKNERLGVRIYSSEGLRRHERIPEPQPSIEEPLEEVPAYQSPEETGHMSQMEGQMAHY
- a CDS encoding flagellar biosynthetic protein FliO — translated: MKALPLLLSCALLISRAESAVEQGFFATSETVTVSASSGPVTFGYMIQLVFSLAIVFGLIFVAAKYLIPKFSPSSKGRFIEVEDKVVLEPQVTSYVIKVADASWLIVVSNKHIAKIDKIEGKL
- the flhA gene encoding flagellar biosynthesis protein FlhA, producing the protein MAALVDLKNLKSLFSTNDFVVAGSLVVIIALMLVPLPPFALDILVTLNIAAALIILLVAMYLKEPLEFAAFPSILLVITLYRLSINIAASRLILLNGYAGEVIASFGNFVVSGNYVVGGIIFAIITLVQFIVITKGSERVAEVAARFTLDAMPGKQMSIDADLNAGLIDAAGAKERRRKIDQESGFFGAMDGANKFVRGDSIAGIVIILINIIGGILVGWLQRGMGIMEAVSTFALLTIGCGLVTQIPSLLISIATGLVITKSATSMSIGTDIAMQLFAQPRAFAFVALILAVFSLIPGLPTAPFLILAFASGITAILLVQAQAKKEEMGTVSEESTQKDMLKKPESIVATLGLDPLSLKTGRSLIPLIDPAQKGPLLERITMIRYHIGQDLGFVIPGVRVMDDLSLPPNQYTIEIRGTKVATGEVLMEHLKVDLPLYELKAKNIEGVEGKDPVSGEAVSWVPYSEKQKLEETQLTGTEPVEVMAMHFSETIKRYADEIITRQNVQSLIELVKNTNAAIVRELIPDMLSLGQVHKVLQLLVRERVSIRDLSTILERLADYAHLSRDINVLTEYVRQSLARQICESYTDASGSVTVVTIDPNLEETMIGAVHQSEYGSFLALDPSIGERILGQIASQAAAFKRLKAPPVILCSPRLRPHLKRFIERSFPDMAVLSYNEIVPQVKVSSIGMISLD
- the fliP gene encoding flagellar type III secretion system pore protein FliP (The bacterial flagellar biogenesis protein FliP forms a type III secretion system (T3SS)-type pore required for flagellar assembly.) is translated as MTRRITLAAALLLLSSAAHAAKPIGVLDMRTVFAPEQFSNSVQLLITLSLITLVPFFLISVTSFLRIIIVLGLARTAIGTQQVPPNSVIIGLSLFMTAFIMTPVWNEINTKAVIPYNQGRISQVKAFETGMQPLRKFMFKQTREADLSLFIQFSRIARPKTFDDVPTYVLIPAFMISELKTAFQIGFLLFIPFIMIDLVVANVLLSLGMFMLSPVMVSLPFKILLFVLADGWNLITRGLMMSFL
- the fliQ gene encoding flagellar biosynthesis protein FliQ, with translation MTQDFVTQIMYNGVTVILLVSLPAVGLGLLVGFVISLFQAVTQIQEQTLTFVPKMIAVLAVIALASPWLMSMLLDFTISLWANIPGMAR